From Camarhynchus parvulus chromosome 10, STF_HiC, whole genome shotgun sequence, one genomic window encodes:
- the NEIL1 gene encoding endonuclease 8-like 1 isoform X3, translating to MPECPELHLAGRFINGACGALVFAGGVERSAVGRGPEVPFRSEAYGISAIARGKELRLTLSALDPAAGPPAQDLVFRFGMSGSFRLCPAAELPRHAHLRFLTRESPPRALCFVDPRRFGSWRLGDAWQPERGPCVVSEYQAFRENVLKNLEDRAFDKPICEVLLNQKYFNGIGNYLRAEILYRLKIPPFEKARTVLEALKEQEQERRKKDPSLTLSKKVKLRQENPDLLELCHSVPMEVIMAEKQLLDPEHPDDYAAFKDWLRCYLVPGMSSLRDHSGRTIWFQGRDPARCPARRALSCRQSPRHRAPRSPPVPRSSAAGLQRNPRSWRSRK from the exons ATGCCCGAGTGCCCGGAGCTGCACCTGGCCGGGCGCTTCATCAACGGGGCCTGCGGAGCGCTGGTGTTCGCGGGCGGCGTGGAGCGCTCGGCCGTGGGTCGCGGCCCCGAGGTGCCCTTCCGCAGCGAGGCCTACGGCATCTCGGCCATCGCCCGGGGCAAGGAGCTGCGGCTGACGCTGAGCGCGCTGGACCCCGCCGCCGGTCCCCCCGCGCAGGACCTGGTGTTCCGCTTCGGCATGTCGGGCTCGTTCCGGCTGTGCCCCGCCGCCGAGCTGCCCCGCCATGCCCACCTGCGCTTCCTGACCCGGGAGAGCCCCCCCCGCGCCCTCTGCTTCGTCGACCCCCGGCGCTTCGGGTCCTGGCGCCTGGGGGACGCCTGGCAGCCGGAGCGCGGGCCCTGCGTGGTGTCCGAGTACCAGGCGTTCAG GGAGAATGTGCTGAAGAACCTGGAGGACAGGGCTTTTGACAAGCCCATCTGTGAGGTTCTCTTAAACCAGAAGTATTTCAATGGAATTGGGAATTACCTGCGTGCTGAGATCCTGTACAG GTTGAAGATCCCTCCCTTTGAAAAAGCTCGGACCGTGCTGGAGGccctgaaggagcaggagcaggagaggaggaagaag GATCCTTCCCTGACGCTGAGCAAGAAGGTGAAGCTGAGGCAGGAGAACCCAgatctgctggagctgtgccacagcGTGCCCATGGAGGTGATCATGGCAG AGAAGCAGCTCCTGGACCCCGAGCACCCCGATGATTACGCCGCCTTTAAGGACTGGCTGCGCTGTTACTTGGTGCCTGGCATGAGCTCCCTGCGGGACCACAGTGGCAGGACCATATGGTTCCAG GGCAGAGACCCCGCAAGGTGCCCCGCAAGAAGAGccctcagctgcaggcagagcccgAGGCACCGAGCCCCAAG GTCACCCCCCGTGCCCCGAAGCAGCGCCGCAGGGCTGCAGCGAAACCCCCgaagctggaggagcaggaagtga
- the NEIL1 gene encoding endonuclease 8-like 1 isoform X1, with amino-acid sequence MPECPELHLAGRFINGACGALVFAGGVERSAVGRGPEVPFRSEAYGISAIARGKELRLTLSALDPAAGPPAQDLVFRFGMSGSFRLCPAAELPRHAHLRFLTRESPPRALCFVDPRRFGSWRLGDAWQPERGPCVVSEYQAFRENVLKNLEDRAFDKPICEVLLNQKYFNGIGNYLRAEILYRLKIPPFEKARTVLEALKEQEQERRKKDPSLTLSKKVKLRQENPDLLELCHSVPMEVIMAEKQLLDPEHPDDYAAFKDWLRCYLVPGMSSLRDHSGRTIWFQGEPGPMAPKGQRPRKVPRKKSPQLQAEPEAPSPKVTPRAPKQRRRAAAKPPKLEEQEVKEEQEEKEVKEEQEEQAERPRKGRAGGRRTGSAAPVSPEVPQSVRRSRRTSARRGTAAAPAV; translated from the exons ATGCCCGAGTGCCCGGAGCTGCACCTGGCCGGGCGCTTCATCAACGGGGCCTGCGGAGCGCTGGTGTTCGCGGGCGGCGTGGAGCGCTCGGCCGTGGGTCGCGGCCCCGAGGTGCCCTTCCGCAGCGAGGCCTACGGCATCTCGGCCATCGCCCGGGGCAAGGAGCTGCGGCTGACGCTGAGCGCGCTGGACCCCGCCGCCGGTCCCCCCGCGCAGGACCTGGTGTTCCGCTTCGGCATGTCGGGCTCGTTCCGGCTGTGCCCCGCCGCCGAGCTGCCCCGCCATGCCCACCTGCGCTTCCTGACCCGGGAGAGCCCCCCCCGCGCCCTCTGCTTCGTCGACCCCCGGCGCTTCGGGTCCTGGCGCCTGGGGGACGCCTGGCAGCCGGAGCGCGGGCCCTGCGTGGTGTCCGAGTACCAGGCGTTCAG GGAGAATGTGCTGAAGAACCTGGAGGACAGGGCTTTTGACAAGCCCATCTGTGAGGTTCTCTTAAACCAGAAGTATTTCAATGGAATTGGGAATTACCTGCGTGCTGAGATCCTGTACAG GTTGAAGATCCCTCCCTTTGAAAAAGCTCGGACCGTGCTGGAGGccctgaaggagcaggagcaggagaggaggaagaag GATCCTTCCCTGACGCTGAGCAAGAAGGTGAAGCTGAGGCAGGAGAACCCAgatctgctggagctgtgccacagcGTGCCCATGGAGGTGATCATGGCAG AGAAGCAGCTCCTGGACCCCGAGCACCCCGATGATTACGCCGCCTTTAAGGACTGGCTGCGCTGTTACTTGGTGCCTGGCATGAGCTCCCTGCGGGACCACAGTGGCAGGACCATATGGTTCCAG GGAGAGCCTGGCCCCATGGCTCCCAAAG GGCAGAGACCCCGCAAGGTGCCCCGCAAGAAGAGccctcagctgcaggcagagcccgAGGCACCGAGCCCCAAG GTCACCCCCCGTGCCCCGAAGCAGCGCCGCAGGGCTGCAGCGAAACCCCCgaagctggaggagcaggaagtgaaggaagagcaggaagagaaggaagtgaaggaagagcaggaagagcaggcTGAGAGGCCAAGGAAGGGACGTGCTGGTGGGAGGAGGACAGGGAGTGCTGCCCCAGTGTCTCCTGAGGTGCCTCAGAGCGTCAGGAGAAGCCGCCGCACATCGGCTCGCAGGGGCACAG ctgcagcccctgccgTGTGA
- the NEIL1 gene encoding endonuclease 8-like 1 isoform X2: protein MPECPELHLAGRFINGACGALVFAGGVERSAVGRGPEVPFRSEAYGISAIARGKELRLTLSALDPAAGPPAQDLVFRFGMSGSFRLCPAAELPRHAHLRFLTRESPPRALCFVDPRRFGSWRLGDAWQPERGPCVVSEYQAFRENVLKNLEDRAFDKPICEVLLNQKYFNGIGNYLRAEILYRLKIPPFEKARTVLEALKEQEQERRKKDPSLTLSKKVKLRQENPDLLELCHSVPMEVIMAEKQLLDPEHPDDYAAFKDWLRCYLVPGMSSLRDHSGRTIWFQGEPGPMAPKGQRPRKVPRKKSPQLQAEPEAPSPKRRRAAAKPPKLEEQEVKEEQEEKEVKEEQEEQAERPRKGRAGGRRTGSAAPVSPEVPQSVRRSRRTSARRGTAAAPAV from the exons ATGCCCGAGTGCCCGGAGCTGCACCTGGCCGGGCGCTTCATCAACGGGGCCTGCGGAGCGCTGGTGTTCGCGGGCGGCGTGGAGCGCTCGGCCGTGGGTCGCGGCCCCGAGGTGCCCTTCCGCAGCGAGGCCTACGGCATCTCGGCCATCGCCCGGGGCAAGGAGCTGCGGCTGACGCTGAGCGCGCTGGACCCCGCCGCCGGTCCCCCCGCGCAGGACCTGGTGTTCCGCTTCGGCATGTCGGGCTCGTTCCGGCTGTGCCCCGCCGCCGAGCTGCCCCGCCATGCCCACCTGCGCTTCCTGACCCGGGAGAGCCCCCCCCGCGCCCTCTGCTTCGTCGACCCCCGGCGCTTCGGGTCCTGGCGCCTGGGGGACGCCTGGCAGCCGGAGCGCGGGCCCTGCGTGGTGTCCGAGTACCAGGCGTTCAG GGAGAATGTGCTGAAGAACCTGGAGGACAGGGCTTTTGACAAGCCCATCTGTGAGGTTCTCTTAAACCAGAAGTATTTCAATGGAATTGGGAATTACCTGCGTGCTGAGATCCTGTACAG GTTGAAGATCCCTCCCTTTGAAAAAGCTCGGACCGTGCTGGAGGccctgaaggagcaggagcaggagaggaggaagaag GATCCTTCCCTGACGCTGAGCAAGAAGGTGAAGCTGAGGCAGGAGAACCCAgatctgctggagctgtgccacagcGTGCCCATGGAGGTGATCATGGCAG AGAAGCAGCTCCTGGACCCCGAGCACCCCGATGATTACGCCGCCTTTAAGGACTGGCTGCGCTGTTACTTGGTGCCTGGCATGAGCTCCCTGCGGGACCACAGTGGCAGGACCATATGGTTCCAG GGAGAGCCTGGCCCCATGGCTCCCAAAG GGCAGAGACCCCGCAAGGTGCCCCGCAAGAAGAGccctcagctgcaggcagagcccgAGGCACCGAGCCCCAAG CGCCGCAGGGCTGCAGCGAAACCCCCgaagctggaggagcaggaagtgaaggaagagcaggaagagaaggaagtgaaggaagagcaggaagagcaggcTGAGAGGCCAAGGAAGGGACGTGCTGGTGGGAGGAGGACAGGGAGTGCTGCCCCAGTGTCTCCTGAGGTGCCTCAGAGCGTCAGGAGAAGCCGCCGCACATCGGCTCGCAGGGGCACAG ctgcagcccctgccgTGTGA
- the COMMD4 gene encoding COMM domain-containing protein 4, whose product MRFRFCGDLDCPDWVLAEISTLAKISSVKLKLICAQVLRDLLGEPIEYDKILKLTSDAKLESGDVKATIAVLGFILSSAAKHNVDSESLSSELQQLGLPKEHASGLCRSYEEKQSPLQDRLRACSLRLSQLGSVRWRVDYTLSSSELQEVNEPVVHLTFNVRDRECEKMTAVPVTLSANKFWVLLAELKQAQALMNTLL is encoded by the exons ATG CGGTTCCGCTTCTGCGGGGACCTGGACTGCCCCGACTGGGTGCTGGCCGAGATCAGCACGCTGGCCAAAATA TCCTCGGTGAAGCTGAAGCTGATCTGCGCCCAGGTGCTGCGGGACCTGCTGGGGGAGCCCATCGAG TATGACAAGATCCTGAAGCTGACCTCAGATGCAAAGTTAG AGTCAGGGGATGTGAAGGCAACCATTGCTGTCCTCGGCTTCATCCTCTCCAGTGCAGCCAAGCACAATGTAGACAGTGAGTCTCTGTCAAgcgagctgcagcagctgggactgcCCAAAG AGCATGCCAGCGGGTTGTGCCGTTCCTATGAGGAGAAGCAGAGCCCCCTCCAGGACAGGCTCAGGGCCTGCAGCCTGCGAT TGAGCCAGCTGGGCTCGGTGCGCTGGCGGGTGGATTACACCCTCAGCTCCAGCGAGCTGCAGGAGGTCAATGAGCCCGTGGTGCACCTCACCTTCAACGTGCGCGACAGAGAGTGTGAGAAGATGACGGCTGTCCCTGTGACGCTCTCGGCCAACAAgttctgggtgctgctggcag agctgaagcagGCCCAGGCCCTGATGAACACCCTTCTCTGA